The window AAACGATTTGGTTGGGTTAGGTGTTCTGAAGCAATATGGTTCTCCTGTTTTACTCTGACCTTAATGCTTGATAGAAATCAGTTTGTGGTGAGCTTGCATATGTGTCAGACAAACCTGTTGTGACTTATGTGTTATTTATTCTAACTGAAGTGAAATAAATTACTGATACTAAAAGAAACTCAAGGTAACAATGTGCATGGACATTTTTGAGTAGAATGGAAGCAAAAATAAAGATGTTAGAATATCTTAAATTAAATGAAGTAATTTGACCACTTAATATCAcccagtggcgtttctacattaggggcaggtggggcactgccccaccagatccagatgacgctgttgtgcagaaagttcACTACATTCGTAtatttatgcaaagtagcgtgaatatgtgtgtgaataaacttgactcacaagcattaaagtctttttttggagtaatttgattcatgtgtttttctgtctgtctgcttgctctgtgaaatgctgctctccgatgtccctccctttccggtggggcaacggcccacgctgccccaccgttaccatggaaataccaatgagcgtgaaccacacaggccaaagttaacattgagcggtggggcacttgcagatgtgccccacgaaatctgcctggcaactagactggaataatgcgaaaaccgcgagacctgtaccccgtgactaagaaaaaaaaacatacagtcagatcaatgccagtaacggcaCTGCTAGTGAGCTGTCGCTAGATTCCgactattttggaagtgttttttaattcatacaatGAATAACGTAGAGTATTTGTTGAGGGGGCAATTTTGTACATTGCCGCTGGAAGAAAAATTAGAAATCAAACGTTTGggaccacacagaccagacgacttgatcctgctgcagcctggtcAGAAAGCGACTCGAACTTTCAAGACggaatggtatgacagaaagacatggctaacagctagcacatcaaaacgagcactgttctgtttcccatgccttctttttggaattgGTACTAATGCAGACTCAGTTCGGACAAGAGATGGATTCAAAGACCTGAAGCATctggcagaaagaacagtgaaacacgAAAGCTGTAAACCCCATAATCAATTGCGCCCTGCAATTGGGACTATTGGGGCAGGTAaacatcatggcacagctagataatgcatatcagcggaacattttagagcacaacaaacagacggaggagaatcgttatgtactggggaggctgatatcGTGCATAAAGCTCTGTGGGAAGTGCAAACTTTGAGATGATGTGCgagggcgacaccaggctgcAAAGACACTACGATTCTGTGagtcaaaggttttttttttggagctgatggatgcaTCAAGGCAATCTGCAAGAACAAAGTttcgttcatttagcagcatgttttgttgctgttatttgtttcagttgtgccttttgcttcatattgtatgccacacgtgtgccacaagcttaataaattatgcaagttatttgagctatgtgtctgtctaatctttttactttgttgcaatcattatgttgctgtattataggcaacatctttctgtcgcgctgaagcatgtgaaatgtatttgaaataggatttctgctccctgcgggcactcaaaatgcagcccatagcatatcttactggtctatataggcctactgcttataataatcagctacctctatttttgtgacggtgacatgacgtcatacaaaattgccccaccagaaatttcaggctaaaatcgccactgcacTCTACCATCACCTGAGCATGATGATGCACTTTCTCTCCTCAGGTGAAGATGAATGTGAGATGCCCTTAGACCCCGTTACATCCTAGAACCTTCACTTGGATGTGttttaatatatgtgtgtgtgttcgagtgtgtgcacgcatgtgtgtgtgtgtgtgtttgtgtgtgtttgtgtgcgtttaaTTGACCTAAGGTTGTAAATAGTTTATCTATTGAAATCCACATATTAGTCCATCAGATAAATCACAGGGCAAATGTTATTTTATATAAGCTCTTTGGGGCAGGTGAGTTAAGGGAAAGGGATCTCAGACACTGCATAATTGTACCTACAGCGTTAGGGCATAACCGTGTTAGACATGAAGGATATTCAGAACACAAGGTGGTGGGAAGAAGAAACTTACATTGTAGTGTACTACATTATCCTGTTTATATTATTTGTTGAACATGTCCtactatcgtgtgtgtgtgtgtttgtgtgtttgcttgtgtaatTCTTTATTTATCTATGAACAGAGGCAGTGGTATAAGAATAGTTGCACTTGGTTTTTCTGTTCTCAAGTAGTTTTGATATCACTACTGCTGTAGTTTTGTGGTGAAAGTCATGTGTTTTTAGGGTGTCATGACACTGTCTCTGATTTTTCATCAagttctgtgctgtgtgaatgaacgaataaaatgtgttttttttttcagccacgCAACAAAGTGTTTTGTCTTATGGATTAGACAATAGGCTGTGATGAAAGAGAAGCATTTGAACAACACTTAACATTTAATAAACACTTTTCATTCTCATACCCCCCTTCAGATCAGTCCTCCAGTCCATCTGCTTTTAATtcttgttctgctgttgctgttaGCTTCACAGAGTTAGAGTGTTTTATGAAACCTTCTCTTTATGACACCTGAGCTGTGTTCTTTATTGGAATGCTTTGTTACAATAAATGCATCCCCATTCCCCAgatatttcattttaatattttgtttaTGACATCTGCTGCTAAAACCTGCTGAACAGGATTGCAGGCGTCAATAGTGATAggatctaaatgagcacgccaaagttgaagaagggaccggaggacgCAGTCAGGattctgtagtttatttcagcgttgagaccccctctcagctggtgctcagagaaaggcctacctgGTTCTAGAATATGTTGGCATTTACACAATTCAGTCAGATTGAatacaggaggggaggggatgacaaCACCCCataggggagaggaaggggagacagtgaggtgaggggttcacctacggggggagggaggtgataacagggtaaaaagggtgatagcaggaaggaggctatctaaGGGGGAAGTGGTTCACATGATAaatgttcaggtctcagtgaatcagacagagtacacatccaagggtatgagttacagatacaaagtGAGGCTACACTTACGTAGTTCATGtctcttacaacaacagaatagcaatatttccggtTCCATCAGTAGCAAGGATTAAAGGTTATTCAAGGTCGATGTAAAACGGTGTGAACTAACTCTACTGTAATTGTTTTAACACAGacttaatgaaaacaaaatgataCAATATTTGGTTAAGGTCTGTGGAACCTGCCATGCACCTTGGATTTATCCAGCCCATAATAGGAAATGCCAAAGGTCACTGCATTTTAAAGTGAAAAGTGTAGCATCCAAAGGTCCAAATCATAATGATTATGGATGTTCCTCAAACTCTGTACAGACATTTCTTTCTATTATTGTCAGTCTAAAACCAGTAAGTCCAACTTAACTTCCTTTGCCTATTGGTGAAGTCCACAGGTTCTCACTCCTTATGGATTCTTTCAACATTCATAATTGGTGTTACTCCATTTCCTGAATTCAACCTGATCCTGATGCTGGATGATATTACAGTAGGATACCATGACCTGGAGCAGCATAACTTCATACTAACTATATATGAGGAGTTTAATGACACACTGGGTTCTATAGATCAGAGTGCTGACAACTTAATATTTGGAAGTGtacacaaaaacatgaaatcTCAAGCATtgttcttacagacacacttcaACCACACAGATAGTAAGAAgtattattttactttaaagGGTGTAAGCAGTTCTAAAGTCATCatgctgtgtgcttgtgtctgagtAAGCCCTGGTGTCTGATCCGGCTAGGGATTCATGTCCAACAGAGGACGTCTGGTTGTGAGCTGCTGGACACTGTGTCATTGGACAGACGGTGAGAGAGGACGCTTTTGAtggtgagagtggagagatCATCCACTTTGACGTGCAGAAGGGCAAACTCTATCGCCAGCAGCTGTGGCCAATTACGTGGAGCAAAGCGTGGACTGATCTCATGACGTCACTGGTCAAACAGGTTTTCCAACCTTTTTGTACCACCTCATTGGAAAGGGAAAAGGGATAGTGTTCAGAAGAGGTACTCAGAGAGGAATCTGGACTACAGGGCAGTAGCCTGCTTCAGTATGGATCTCCTCACACTCATCTGTCTTCTGTTTGTGGTGAAGACTGATGCCGGTAAGAACACTGGCCTCGAGTTCAactgtgtttatatttatatatgtttatatgtctatatgtgtatgagagtcTATAGAGAACTTCTGTCCTTCCAATCTTAGTGTTCACATTTGGCTGCAGTTGAGTTAAATTACTTACACCCTAATATGaaattatttaaatgaaaataatatttATCACTTACATCAGGTGGAGGATTTATCAAGTCGTTGTCATTTTTCATGGTTCATTTTCATTGATATTTTCATCACTAAGTCTCTTTTTAAAAGTGAACCGTCCTGTAAATGTCAGGGCCGTTGAGGTTAGATAAAGGTAGCCAACTCAGAAGCAGACTAAGGAACAGACGGACGATTTAAGTGTTCTTTTATTATGAATATAAAGACAAAAACCGTCAAGCAAGACACCCAGTGGGCAACAGAGGAGTCAAAAGGGTACTCAAAATACCCACAAATCACAGCAGAGGTACAGGCAAGGTTCAGGCAAAAATACAAGGTCATTAGTCAGGAAGAGGtcaacacacaggcagacagaggtaGGCACAGAAGAGGTACAGGCAGGTTTCAGGCAAAATAAAACAAGAGTCCAACAACAGGCAGAGAgatcggtacacaggtaggcagagaGAATACAGGCAGCAGTACAAAGGGACTTGGCTTGTCTCATGTGACTGAACAGGGAAAGGGTTGGCAACAGATAGGCAAGACAGAGCAAAGGTTTCCAAAACGCTACGCAAAGATCACAGTCCAGAAACAGGCTTTGGTCGAAGGCAGCAAAAATCCAAAAACAGCGAGAATCCGGAAACAGACACGATAATCTGGCGGTGACTGTCAGTCCTGGTGCAGTTTAAAAGCTGTGGCTGATGAGGAGAGTGGAGTCAGGTGTGGTGGAGCAGGCACCAGTAATTGGATGCCTTTCTTGTCAGTCAGCCAggagacagggcagagggaaATCCTGGCACGGAGCACGCTGCGCTGAAATGCCAGATCACTGGACTAGGGAGGACGAGTACCAGGCCGGACTGTGACAGTAAAACCCTCCTCACCAACAGGGTCTCAttccttgttgttgtttgcaACATTCATCATTGGAGACACGCCGTTCCCAGAGTTCAGTGCAGTGGTGATGCTGGATGACGTCCAGCTGGGTTATTACGACTCAAATGTGAGAGTGTTTATTCTGCGAGGACTCAAGTCAGAGCCTGAGGATGTGACGCTTCAGGAGGACGTCAGTGTGGTATTCGGAAATACGGAAAAAACCATGAAATACCGAGCCTCTCACCTGAAACAACGCTTCAACCACACAGGCGGTGAGTGTTTggcctgcagagagacagagggtctGGCGGCCTGCATGTGGGTCATGTTTACATTATGACTAAAGGGAGGAGATCTAATGATCGGATCCACTGCTCTCTCATGCACTGATTAACAGGTTTAAAGCCTAACTGTGGAGTAAAGTATTAAAAAGACCAactatacgcacacacacatgaagcctAATATTACACTGAGTCCAAACAATGTGCACTATAGCATTACAACTCTGTGCAGTTATTATTAACATTCATGGTCTAttagcacacatactgatcacaTGCAAGGCACTCTGGTTAAAAGCATGCTGTATGCTGTACAAATCGATTGTTTATAACTTCCCTGCAAAGTGATTGGGTACCGACCACATTAATGACCATACCAATACCAATATTGTTTTCTTCCTTCTGTGCTCCTCATGCAGGCGTCCATGTCCAGCAGAGAATCACAGGCTGTGAGTTGCTGGAGGATGACCAGCCTGGCCCAATGGCAATAAAGGACGCCTTCAATGGGCAGAGCGGAGACCAACTCTCCTTCACCAACGACCAGTGCAGTTTCCACAGTCAGTGGCAGTGGCCAGCCATGTGGGACAATCTGCAGTTAGGCCAGGTCAAGTGGCTGTATGAAAACCTCTACCATCCCATCTGTCTGAGGACCCTCAGGACATACCTGAAGAAACAGAAGAACCGTGTTATGAGGAAAGGTATTGCAGTTGCTGTTGATGGATCAGTTTGCTGCTAATGCACACTATATTATGCGTGTAACAGACATGCATTTAGACATACATTGCAAAGATATGCATACATACTGTTAACAGATAGTTTATAATACTGAAATTATAAATACACAGATCATGATCCGCTTAATTACTGGTATTAAAGGTGCAGATTCTAATCTAATACAGTTTTGTCAAACTCCACAAATTGCTCCTCTTGGCCCCCTCCCCtggctgtctgttcagtgtgtgtgctctaaaacCTCAGGTGTTGGTACACATTTCTGgctttgtaaatgggaaacaaacataaaggctctgaccgagccataaacaatcccagcgaATGAACACATTGCATCAGGACCACGGAAGGATGGGGTGACATTTGATTAGCTGTTGAGCTtgcagactctacctttaatgTGATGAAATTCATGTGAGGAAATTATTAAATGAATTTACTTTTGTctcatctccttcctccacAGTGAAACCCAGAGTCAGGCTCCTCCAGAAGACACTCCCAGACTCTGGAGGGGCCAAAGTGACCTGCCTGGCCACTGGTTTCTACCCCCGTCACATCAACCTGACCCTGCTCAGAGACGGCCAGCCTGTGTCTGACCACCAGATCACTGGGGGGGAGCTGCTACCTAATGGAGATGAGACGTACCAGATGAGGAAGAACCTGGAGGTCAGCACAGAGGAACTACAGAAACACCTGTTCACCTGCACAGCTGAACACCTCAGtctggacaacaagatacatatcaACATAGGTATTACAAGTCATGTTATTTACACTAATCTCAAGGTTGTATGATGTTGTCTAAaccaggggttcccaaccttttcgacTCCGAGGCCCAACTTTTCatatttgtaacaggtcggggcccaacagacaccccgcttattttagctaatctatattccattaggCTAATTTAATCTATAATCCATTCATTCtaattaataagcgattgttatgtgtcacaaaaagcaacatcagcacctgctacaggtggaagcctagaaatgaataaaagaaaatctaactctagatattgcatccaaattgtattgtgcaccagaaacaacataaaaccacacagagaacttagttgcagtaggcctaggcttatttgtgcacagcaaacaagcaaggaaataaaaccagaatagacccaaaagatagcatgcactcaaaacaagtgatgaaacatcaTTTCATGGGCACATGTGTTGGGATTCTATTCCCCCTTGTTATTAAATAGAGATATATTTTTTGGTATacaaaagccaccatctcctgtgcagtgttttttccccacaaCTTCACCccgtccagtcgccacatcccaaaacaACGTGGGATGACCGTCCGGTCCTTCACATTTAGACTCTAAACTATAATATAGCTGCACATAAAAAGCTCATCATTACACAgagtgtgaaagtgagtgaTTCCtactcttgctctttctttagACACTAAGCCAGAGCTCGATGATGTGACCTCAGTGATTACAGTGATTGTGGTGGTGATAGGTGTTTGTCTGATTGTCCTGGCAGCAGCCATTTATTTAATGTGGCAACGCAAAGGTGAGTTGGAGGATTTGTGTCTGATAAAAGTGCATGTCACATAGTGTGTGCTAACTTGTCAGAACCAGTATATCCCTTCAAATCTATAATGGGAAAATATGATTTTATCTTCACAAATCTCTGATAACCCTGTTTTGTGTTGACTGGTAAAACTGGTAGAATGatgcatcctgtgtgtgtgtgtgtgtgtgtgtgtatgtgtgtgtgtactctaggATCAAGAACATCTCCCCAGAGCAGTTACACTAGTGCCTCTAGTAAGTATTCAAACACAATACTACTGCCTCCAATAAGTATTCAAGTTAGTTAGTTCTGTAGAACAGAAAGGGCTTTTCATAATGCTGTTACAGGGATCTTTCCACCGtactttgtgttgttttgaagTCAGCATAACACATCGTGTTATTAAAGTTTAACATTTACACAAAGTAGTGAAGATAAGTGTCACTCTACCATCACCTGAGCATGATGATGCACTTTCTCTCCCCAGGTGAAGATGAACGTGGGATGCCCTTAGAGCCTGTCACATCCTAGAACACTCCCTGCAATGTGTTTTAatatgcgcacgtgtgtgtgtacgtgtatatatTGTACCATTGTACATATGAATGGTAGTGTCAGCTTTGCAAGTTAACTACCAGTATAGATTTGTGTACCCCTTCACAAAATATTTTGTacaaatagaagaaaaaaacctttttttctAGGCTAACGGTATAACAAGCTGATAGGTGAAAATgtaccctagttacctcaggactccagagctgcatataagtatatttattagacaaacaacaattgcaatcgggctcactcccagcacaaggctgacagtgaagcaatgataaacacatcgcacaaggtttatattgacagaagttgagcgttcagcagagataaccacgtggtggatttctgacgcttgaggcaaggatggaagttttgcaaggtcggaagaagcacagttcgaaccttcttatcacctctggtctaaacatgctcttgtacatatgcagactaagtggcacctaatattctaagttacacacacgcagaaacacagaaaagccatgtttctgctttcataagcacatgattcatacattattaagtaattaacagtgtttgcaaattatctccatcccAAGCCTTCTTGAGAAATCTCACCAACACTTGAGGACAAAGATTTTTCTGAGACCATCCTCTGATTTCATATTATATACCCCACAGAAATAGAAGAAATGTATCATTTATAATTATCCTTATCAAATTTAGTTTCTTCCTGTTCTTTGGGTGTTCAATATAAACATGTAATGTGAtttgcatatacagtacataaaggTAAATCCACATTGAAGATTTTGAGATTGAACTCTGGTGCAGCGCTGGTTGCTGAACCAATCAGATGCTTTTCTCTGTATTTTCTACCACAGCTTAAGTATCCCTTAATTACCTATAAGTCTTAGTATGGTGTGCTTACTATGGTCTATGGTTTATTTGAGTCGTAAAGGATTTCTACAGAAGCTGTGGTTTATGGTTAGGCTTTTAAAACAGACAGGAAGAAGAACTGAAATGAGGAATGAATGCAGTGAACAATCAAGACTGAATACTTGGAATTCAGGCATATTTAATCAGATCATGAAAATCCAACATTATTCACACCATATACTACAAATgaacatgaaaaataaaataaacacagaaaatTGCACGTTGACAgaaatatatatacttataAAGTCACATATACACTGATTAGTCACATTTGGGAATTGTGGTTTTGGGATAATGTTAGCAGTATTTTGCCCTTTGCAGATAAAAGTGCTGAAATAGGTTTTGTGAAAAGTACTGTTTTTAAAAGCAGGACTTCAGAAGTCTTCCAGAATTTGCATCTGTGGTGGCCACACTTCTGTGTTATTCTGTGAGTGATTGTTAAAGAAAACATGATTATAAGAGGTAACTAACTTCAGAACATTGTGAATCATCAGactatgttttattattttccatCATTTGTGTTTTATATATGTTGTATTATTTAGGAGAAGTCATAAACAAAATGTACTCAATTAAAAAACACAGTTTAATGTATTCTCTTTCATTTGTGACACACTCACCTGGAGCTGTTGAGTAGCTGACCTGCAGAGAGGTCTGTGAGCCTTGGCCTGAAACAGTGATTTACATATCAGTCTCAAAACAGGGCAGGGGTGATTACAGTCATGGCATTCAGGTAGTAGCATGCAATATACCTAATATTAgttgtaggagccatttgggttcatgttttaatcttgtgtgggacactagatggcgctccatTTTAATTGGGCTCACACCATATAGGTGTGAAAGTTGAGGCAGGTATCAGGTGTTGCTTGActgagggagagcacacacacctttttgaccgcttcatttgtatttgcaaaggTCTGTTACATGTATTATAAGATGCaagtttggatgtatggacatGCTTATGGATTGGATCTTACTGTGAGAAATAAAGTTTGCATAACCAAGAAAGAGAACGCAAAATTGGAACTTATTTTACATCTAACAAGCGCGTCAATTAAGTGCTCGGTCAGCAATCCCTCTGGGCTTAAAGTATAGACTTAGCCCATACATTAGTCTTAAATCAATGTCCTTGTCTTTTGTGACACTGGGTTAAACTATGCTGGTAAATTGACCAGAGCTCAAAATTACACCTAAAATATTTTTGGTGAATTCTGATTGTCAATTTCACAACATTGTCATGACACATCAAAATCCATCACAatattgttttcaatgtgtCAGTGTCTTGCATAATAATTTGTCACCAATGGAATTAAGTACTCTATAGCAATTGTATGAGTAGTTGTACTGTTCTCTGTTGTATTACCTGTATGTCATTTTTGAACATACATATCACCTGTGTACTATATTGActaattattaatttaattataaaaatgatGGTTGACATATGGTACAACATGGTCTCAAAGTCTCATTGCCATCTCCTTGTGAATCCCAGTAACGGCTATTTTACCTGTTTGTTTCCTCCGCCATACAATGAAGGCAAAgacagcagtgagacacactgaCCCAGCTATGAGCAGAGAGGACAATGTGGGTGTTGTTACTGAATCCCATTCAATCTCTGCCAAAGGAGTGCATATGAGACCAACATCAAAGCTAGACACAACATACTTCTGATACAAAATAGGCATCCACTACAAACACTACAAAGCATCAATCAACATTCAATATTTGGGAATCAATAATACCTAAGCTGATGTCCAATTTGTTGTCCAGACTGAGGTGTTCAGCTGTGCAGGTGAACAGGTGTTTCTGTAGTTCCTCTGTGCTGACCTCCAGGCTCTTCCTCATCTGGTACGTCTCATCTCCATTAGGTAGCAGCTCCCCCCCAGTGATCTGGTGGTCAGACACAGGCTGGCCGTCTCTGAGCAGGGTCAGGTTGATGTGACGGGGGTAGAAACCAGTGGCCAGGCAGGTCACTTTGGCCCCTCCAGAGTCTGGGAGTGTCTTCTGGAGGAGCCTGACTCTGGGCTTCACTGTGAAGATGATAAAAATGACACCAGAAAAGGAAAtggcaaataaaacaaaatcaagTGTGAACATGTTTATCCTATCCCACATGACCCAAACATGTTAAAAACGACATGTCCTTCGTAGGTTATTGTGGATGAAGGTATACCCACGGTCTGAAGAGACCATCAATAAAAGCATCTAGATCTCAA is drawn from Clupea harengus unplaced genomic scaffold, Ch_v2.0.2, whole genome shotgun sequence and contains these coding sequences:
- the LOC122131150 gene encoding antigen-presenting glycoprotein CD1d-like, whose protein sequence is MAIKDAFNGQSGDQLSFTNDQCSFHSQWQWPAMWDNLQLGQVKWLYENLYHPICLRTLRTYLKKQKNRVMRKVKPRVRLLQKTLPDSGGAKVTCLATGFYPRHINLTLLRDGQPVSDHQITGGELLPNGDETYQMRKNLEVSTEELQKHLFTCTAEHLSLDNKIHINIGITSHVIYTNLKVV